The Panacibacter microcysteis genome includes a window with the following:
- a CDS encoding type II toxin-antitoxin system VapC family toxin yields MAFRVFLDANILLDFTLKREGYEPSKKILEAAIKGRLKAFITPSILHIVGYWLTKAYGNAKAKELLLALLADVTVIDITHIITLNALHSKIKDIEDALQYYTAIDHKLDYFITQDKELQKESIPALPVYSPEEFLKEFES; encoded by the coding sequence ATGGCTTTTAGGGTTTTTCTTGATGCAAATATTTTGCTCGATTTTACACTGAAACGGGAGGGGTACGAGCCATCCAAAAAAATACTCGAAGCTGCAATTAAAGGCCGCTTGAAAGCTTTTATAACGCCTTCTATTCTTCATATTGTGGGTTATTGGTTGACGAAAGCTTATGGCAATGCAAAGGCGAAAGAATTATTACTAGCGCTGCTTGCGGATGTAACCGTAATAGATATTACGCACATTATTACATTAAACGCACTGCATTCGAAGATAAAAGATATTGAAGACGCCCTGCAATATTATACAGCAATAGACCATAAACTTGATTACTTTATAACACAAGATAAAGAGCTGCAAAAGGAATCAATACCGGCACTACCCGTATACAGTCCTGAAGAATTCCTAAAAGAATTTGAGTCGTAA
- a CDS encoding DUF6364 family protein codes for MKTRLNLTIDEALLENIKVYASKKNTSVSELVETYFKSITRPVKKKNIIDLVEKLDKPAISQQSDLKELYYQDQSKKYGF; via the coding sequence ATGAAGACAAGATTGAATCTTACCATAGATGAAGCGCTGCTCGAAAACATCAAAGTTTACGCATCCAAAAAGAATACGAGTGTTTCAGAATTAGTAGAAACCTATTTTAAGAGTATTACCAGGCCTGTCAAAAAGAAGAACATCATTGATCTTGTTGAAAAACTGGATAAACCTGCAATAAGCCAGCAATCAGATTTAAAAGAATTGTATTACCAGGACCAATCGAAAAAATATGGCTTTTAG
- a CDS encoding OmpA family protein, translated as MSAENNFNNQPSREPSESLTYHEVNYSMGWLLPLLLIVLTGGLVLFFMRGCNDASIPGLQEEMMADTVKTAVVPANGTARKTLSIRLADSTQITAYKNGIENQLVLFITSKEAADSISKNRWFDFDDLNFETGSAAITDSSMRQIKNIAAILKAYPAVKIKIGGYTDKTGNEAANMQLSRERAEAVITALKDAGVNAAQLTGAEGYGSQYAKAAAGAADEEKQKDRRISINVRAK; from the coding sequence ATGTCCGCTGAAAACAACTTTAACAACCAGCCTTCACGTGAACCATCAGAAAGTCTTACCTATCACGAAGTAAACTACAGCATGGGATGGCTGCTGCCATTGCTGCTTATAGTATTAACAGGCGGCCTGGTATTGTTTTTCATGAGGGGTTGTAACGATGCTTCCATTCCCGGTCTTCAGGAAGAAATGATGGCCGATACGGTGAAAACAGCCGTTGTTCCCGCTAATGGCACGGCCAGAAAAACATTGTCTATAAGACTGGCAGACAGTACGCAAATTACCGCTTATAAAAACGGCATTGAAAACCAGCTTGTTTTATTCATTACCTCAAAAGAAGCAGCAGACAGCATCAGCAAAAACAGGTGGTTCGATTTTGACGACCTGAATTTTGAAACCGGCAGTGCTGCCATTACAGACTCCAGCATGCGCCAGATTAAGAATATAGCAGCCATTCTTAAAGCTTACCCGGCAGTTAAAATTAAGATCGGCGGCTATACAGATAAAACAGGCAATGAAGCTGCTAACATGCAACTTTCCCGGGAGCGTGCAGAAGCGGTTATAACAGCGTTAAAAGATGCAGGTGTAAATGCGGCACAATTAACCGGGGCAGAAGGTTACGGCTCACAATATGCAAAGGCTGCCGCAGGTGCCGCTGATGAAGAAAAGCAAAAAGACCGCCGTATATCCATAAACGTTAGGGCCAAATAA
- a CDS encoding peptidoglycan DD-metalloendopeptidase family protein, with the protein MKKVKYYYNTHTLRYEKLETPLRVRLLRVFGFIAGSLVFAAIIVAIAFQYVDSPKEILLQQENETLRENYSLLKNRTDQLQQQMAELENRDNDVYRAIFEATPVPDSARLKAMAKSKEVQLVQSMGEHELVQSITGQLNTLTLRAAYQQKSFDDIDVMIKNKEKLLAAIPAIQPVSDKDLRHIASGFGYRIDPVYKITKFHAGLDFAATQGTPIYATADGTVKEASYDAGGYGNHVVINHGYGYETLYGHMVRIKARGGQKIKRGEVIGWVGSTGKSTGPHCHYEVHKSGQPVDPVYFFYNDLTPEQYDQVLKLSKAANQSFD; encoded by the coding sequence ATGAAGAAGGTTAAGTACTATTACAATACGCATACCCTCAGGTACGAGAAGCTGGAAACGCCTTTGCGTGTGCGGCTGTTGCGGGTATTCGGCTTTATAGCAGGCTCACTGGTTTTTGCCGCAATAATTGTTGCCATTGCCTTTCAGTATGTAGACTCTCCCAAAGAAATTTTACTGCAGCAGGAAAATGAAACCTTACGCGAGAATTATTCCCTTCTAAAAAACCGCACAGACCAGTTGCAGCAGCAAATGGCCGAGCTGGAGAACCGTGATAACGATGTTTACCGTGCAATCTTCGAAGCTACACCGGTGCCGGATAGTGCAAGGCTTAAGGCAATGGCCAAATCCAAAGAAGTGCAGCTTGTGCAAAGTATGGGCGAGCATGAACTGGTACAAAGTATTACGGGCCAGTTAAACACGCTAACGTTACGCGCCGCTTACCAGCAAAAGTCTTTTGATGATATTGATGTAATGATCAAAAACAAAGAGAAGCTGCTGGCTGCCATACCTGCCATACAGCCGGTGAGTGACAAAGACCTGCGCCACATTGCATCAGGGTTTGGTTACCGTATAGATCCTGTATATAAGATTACAAAGTTTCATGCGGGGCTCGATTTTGCTGCTACGCAGGGTACCCCAATCTATGCAACGGCAGATGGCACTGTAAAAGAAGCATCTTACGATGCAGGCGGTTATGGCAACCATGTTGTAATAAACCATGGCTATGGCTACGAAACACTGTATGGGCACATGGTGCGTATAAAAGCACGTGGCGGGCAAAAAATAAAGCGTGGCGAAGTAATAGGCTGGGTAGGCAGCACGGGCAAAAGTACCGGCCCGCACTGCCATTACGAGGTACATAAAAGCGGTCAGCCAGTAGACCCTGTTTATTTCTTCTACAACGATCTTACACCCGAACAATACGACCAGGTATTGAAACTTTCAAAAGCGGCCAACCAGAGTTTTGATTAA
- the alaS gene encoding alanine--tRNA ligase, producing MLTSAEIRQQFLDFFRSKGHEIVPSAPIVVKNDPTLLFTNAGMNQFKDYFLGNKKPPYTRVADTQKCLRVSGKHNDLEEVGVDTYHHTMFEMLGNWSFGDYFKAEAIAWSWELLTEVYKLDKSRLYVTVFEGDAKENLPPSKIALDAWKKIVAEEHILFGNKKDNFWEMGDTGPCGPCSEIHVDMRSDEERALIPGKELVNKDHPQVIEIWNNVFIQYNRKKDGSLEPLPSRHVDTGMGFERLVRVIQNKKSNYDTDVFTGTIAATEAITGKKYDYSDSKEAVAFRVIADHIRAIAFTIADGQLPSNTGAGYVIRRILRRAVRYYFSYLDYKQPLLFRLLPVIGKQFEHVFPELEKQLDFVSKVVKEEEDAFLKTLDKGLKRIDDIIAQSVNKTINGRAAFELFDTYGFPADLTRLIAAEQQMDIDEEGFKAEMQQQKDRSRAATAIDTEDWVVLDEFALNEFVGYDSLEIQTKVTKYRKVKAKGKEAFQLVLEATPFYAESGGQVGDTGTLEINDETIVITDTKKENNLIIHFADTIPAHLNGPVFAKVDLGKRKATEVHHSATHLLHAALRKVLGTHVAQKGSLVNSEHLRFDFSHFAKVTDEEIARIETIVNRKIRENAPVIIKEMSKEDAVAMGAMALFGEKYGDTVRVVIIDPTYSIELCGGTHVGNTGELGLFKIKHESAVAAGVRRIEAVSGAAAASFVDEHMATLAAVKEMLKNPKDISKAVEHLVADNTELKKRIESLEARQLNILKEELLQKVQLIHGINFIGALVDVSNADALKKLSFDIKSSLSNYVAVLVSNIDGKAAVAVSLDETVVNDKKLEAPKIIKEHVAPLIKGGGGGQKTLATAGGQDASNLSKVIEQVKSLL from the coding sequence ATGCTTACAAGTGCCGAAATAAGACAACAGTTCCTCGATTTTTTCAGATCAAAAGGCCATGAGATCGTTCCTTCTGCACCCATCGTTGTAAAAAATGATCCTACACTGCTTTTTACCAATGCAGGTATGAACCAGTTTAAAGATTATTTCCTGGGCAATAAGAAACCACCCTATACAAGAGTTGCAGATACACAAAAATGTTTGCGTGTAAGCGGCAAACACAACGACCTCGAAGAAGTTGGTGTTGACACTTACCACCACACCATGTTTGAAATGCTGGGCAACTGGAGCTTTGGCGACTACTTTAAAGCAGAAGCCATTGCCTGGAGCTGGGAATTGCTTACAGAGGTATATAAACTCGATAAAAGCCGCCTGTATGTAACCGTTTTTGAAGGTGATGCAAAAGAAAACCTGCCGCCATCAAAAATTGCCCTTGATGCCTGGAAAAAAATTGTTGCCGAAGAACACATTCTTTTTGGCAATAAAAAAGATAACTTTTGGGAAATGGGCGATACCGGGCCCTGTGGCCCCTGCAGCGAGATACATGTAGACATGAGAAGCGATGAAGAAAGGGCACTAATACCCGGCAAAGAACTCGTAAACAAAGACCACCCGCAGGTAATTGAAATATGGAATAACGTATTCATTCAATACAACAGAAAAAAAGATGGTTCCCTGGAACCGCTGCCTTCCAGACATGTTGATACAGGCATGGGCTTCGAACGACTGGTTCGCGTTATTCAGAACAAAAAAAGTAATTACGATACAGATGTTTTTACCGGCACTATTGCAGCAACAGAAGCTATCACCGGTAAAAAATACGACTACAGCGATAGTAAAGAAGCCGTCGCATTTCGGGTAATTGCCGACCATATACGTGCCATTGCATTTACCATTGCAGACGGGCAACTGCCATCCAATACAGGTGCTGGCTACGTTATAAGAAGAATATTGCGCAGGGCTGTTCGTTATTATTTTTCTTACCTCGATTACAAGCAGCCATTATTATTCCGCTTACTGCCTGTTATTGGCAAACAGTTCGAACACGTTTTTCCTGAGCTGGAAAAGCAACTCGACTTTGTAAGCAAAGTAGTAAAAGAAGAAGAAGACGCCTTCCTGAAAACATTGGATAAAGGCTTGAAAAGAATTGATGATATTATAGCACAATCTGTAAATAAAACGATAAACGGCAGAGCCGCATTTGAACTTTTTGATACATATGGTTTTCCTGCAGACCTTACAAGATTGATTGCCGCAGAGCAGCAAATGGATATAGATGAAGAAGGTTTTAAAGCTGAAATGCAACAACAGAAAGACCGTTCCCGTGCAGCAACCGCAATAGACACAGAAGACTGGGTGGTACTTGATGAATTTGCATTAAATGAATTTGTCGGTTACGATTCCCTCGAAATACAAACAAAGGTTACCAAGTACCGGAAAGTAAAAGCAAAAGGCAAAGAGGCCTTCCAACTGGTACTCGAAGCAACCCCGTTTTACGCAGAAAGCGGTGGACAGGTGGGCGATACCGGCACATTGGAAATAAATGACGAAACGATAGTTATTACAGATACCAAAAAGGAAAACAATCTTATTATACATTTTGCAGATACAATACCTGCTCATTTAAACGGGCCTGTTTTTGCAAAAGTAGATCTCGGGAAAAGAAAGGCAACCGAAGTACACCACAGTGCAACACACCTGCTGCACGCAGCACTACGTAAAGTGCTGGGCACCCACGTGGCACAAAAAGGAAGCCTTGTAAACAGTGAGCATCTTCGTTTCGATTTTTCACATTTTGCAAAAGTTACAGATGAAGAGATTGCCCGTATAGAAACAATCGTTAACCGCAAGATCCGTGAAAATGCGCCGGTAATAATAAAAGAAATGTCTAAAGAAGATGCCGTGGCAATGGGTGCAATGGCATTGTTTGGAGAAAAGTATGGAGACACCGTGCGTGTGGTCATCATAGACCCCACGTATTCAATCGAACTATGTGGCGGTACGCACGTTGGCAATACCGGTGAGCTTGGTCTTTTTAAAATTAAACATGAAAGTGCTGTTGCTGCAGGTGTAAGAAGAATAGAAGCCGTAAGCGGCGCAGCTGCTGCGTCGTTTGTAGATGAACATATGGCCACATTGGCTGCAGTAAAAGAAATGCTCAAAAACCCAAAAGATATTTCAAAAGCAGTAGAGCATCTCGTTGCCGACAATACAGAGCTGAAAAAAAGAATTGAAAGCCTCGAAGCCAGGCAACTCAATATTCTGAAGGAGGAGTTATTGCAAAAAGTGCAGTTGATACACGGTATTAATTTTATCGGTGCACTGGTTGATGTAAGCAATGCAGACGCTTTGAAAAAATTATCATTTGATATAAAATCTTCGCTCAGTAACTATGTTGCCGTTCTGGTTTCAAATATTGATGGTAAAGCTGCAGTAGCCGTATCACTGGATGAGACTGTGGTAAACGACAAAAAACTGGAAGCACCAAAGATCATTAAAGAACATGTGGCGCCATTAATTAAAGGTGGTGGCGGTGGGCAAAAAACACTGGCAACAGCAGGCGGACAGGACGCAAGCAACCTCAGCAAAGTGATTGAGCAGGTAAAATCATTGCTATAG
- a CDS encoding translocation/assembly module TamB domain-containing protein: MGKKILKVTNIVLLSSLALSLLAFVLDYLHTLLPAVIILFVFLVINKIGRKVVLGIFGFLLLVVLLLQTDYVQNIIIGQVTGRLSKDLNTEVSIKHISFSFFDKLDLDGTLIRDDKKDTLLYAGTMKIRVTDWFFLKDKIDLKYIGLENALIDLNRKDSVWNYQFIADHFASADTAKKTRSGKSITINLQKIDLKKVRFVQHDEWVGQTMTFKVGSMLADIGKTDFSKNVVDVTSVDLDKPYFSLEDFDGYRPDSLKRKNTDTGMYFNAGDLLLKVASIKMTDGVFISMKRGEVSDKGVFDGTNIRASKINGNIENISFIKDTIRAKVNLTAVERSGFKLTRLRADFKLTPQVMEFAKLDIRTPSSRLGDYYAMRYRDFNEDMSDYITRVVMDARFRNSNVSSDDIAFFAPELTSWKQKASISGKFLGTVEDFKVDNLFLRTGPNTYATGDLAMKGLPDIDKTYITFTNGTVQTNNREIDFLYPGMAKMGTPDMAALGNVLYRGDFRGTISKFSTKGTLSSMLGGIYADISMNLPQKGEPSYKGNLQTKQFNLGKFVKVSSLGRMSFKGKVEGTSFELDKARTTLDGNFDSLQFNGYTYRNLTFSGSIAKEKLNGDFKADDPNFDFLSSIQLDLSGRQPSFNILGDLAEANFQKLNFTNKDFKLTGLFDLNFTGRNIDDFLGTAKILNATLLHDSTRLDFDSLSVNAFIDSANRKVLSAESNQFDVKVSGQYNILDLPNSFQSFLHRYYPSLINPPKNTPKDQRFFVEINTKDFDKYATVIDPRLSGLDYARLVGGVNTTRQDSGFYVRAEIPYAKFDKYKIENANIKGIGNLDTLNVNGDVERIYIGDSLFFPNTYLNISSAKDRSLVHISTSASETLNNADLNAEVHTLEDGVRVNFMPSSFVVNTKKWELEKEGEIVVRKNFASARNVKFSQGFQQITIETEEEEGTSSSNLVVRLKNVNMGDFTSLVTTSPRLEGLANGIVYLRDFYSRFNAKTDLVLEQFRLDDDSVGIVKLNADYNSATGKISFKGNADNENYKFDLDGFYNIKDSTNTPLNTTIHMNGTKITFVNTFLEDIFSDIEGLATGDLTIKGNPNSPDLLGQVSLRNGGLTVDYTKVHYTIDSAVFTFNKGSIDFGRFSIKDKYNNKGSVRGILYEDGFKNMRYDFDMATDKLLLLDTKGKDNQQFYGKAIGKAMLSIKGPQENMRMTITGEPVDTTHISIVTAAGKESADADFIVFKKYGTEIVEAVTQSDTKLNIALDLTANNKAQIDVILDQLTGDVISATGEGRMRINVPANGEMTMNGRYNIESGKYNFNFQSFLRKPFILRPNSGNYIEWTGDPYKARMKVDAQYTATNVSINGLLTNTGVRLGGTVSGYRGDVYVIAHLTGDLSNPDIKFSFDFPGGSAIENDNNLRLFLAKVENDDNEMIKQVTFLIVFGSFAPYGQLGNGGSIAQTAGINTISQQITNELNKLVSNLLTKITGDKSLQFDINTSTYSSSSFYGNAATQNRLDRQVVNLKINQSILNDKVIISLGTGLDFNLGGSAVQTGNFQFLPDISIEFVLSNDRKLRAIVFNKSSLDVGNSIGIIGRRIRQGISISYTFDFPKDKTPIPVDLQPSADSSAVKPEDSTILNAEKKGK; the protein is encoded by the coding sequence TTGGGCAAGAAAATTCTGAAGGTCACAAATATTGTTTTATTGTCTTCGCTTGCGTTGAGCCTTCTTGCTTTTGTGCTGGATTATCTTCATACGCTGCTGCCTGCAGTAATCATTCTTTTTGTTTTCCTGGTTATAAATAAGATCGGCAGAAAAGTTGTACTGGGCATTTTTGGCTTTCTATTGCTGGTTGTGCTGCTGCTGCAGACAGATTACGTACAGAATATCATCATCGGCCAGGTTACCGGCCGCCTGTCTAAAGACCTTAATACGGAAGTAAGCATAAAGCACATCAGTTTTTCCTTTTTTGATAAGCTTGACCTGGACGGCACACTGATACGTGATGATAAAAAGGATACGCTGCTCTATGCCGGTACTATGAAAATAAGGGTTACCGACTGGTTTTTTCTGAAAGACAAGATAGACCTTAAATACATTGGCCTGGAGAATGCGCTGATAGACCTTAACAGGAAAGACTCTGTATGGAATTACCAGTTCATTGCTGATCACTTTGCATCTGCCGATACGGCAAAAAAAACGCGTAGCGGCAAGAGCATTACAATCAATCTTCAAAAAATTGACCTGAAGAAAGTGCGCTTTGTACAGCACGATGAGTGGGTTGGCCAGACCATGACTTTTAAAGTTGGCAGCATGCTGGCTGATATTGGCAAAACAGACTTTAGCAAAAACGTAGTGGATGTAACCAGTGTAGACCTGGACAAACCCTACTTTTCCCTGGAAGATTTTGATGGTTACAGGCCTGATAGCCTGAAGCGTAAAAACACAGATACCGGGATGTACTTTAATGCAGGTGACCTGCTGTTGAAAGTTGCTTCGATAAAGATGACCGATGGTGTATTCATTAGTATGAAACGGGGTGAGGTGTCTGACAAAGGTGTTTTTGACGGCACTAATATCAGGGCGAGTAAAATAAACGGCAATATTGAAAATATCTCTTTTATAAAAGACACGATACGGGCAAAGGTAAATTTAACTGCCGTGGAAAGAAGCGGTTTTAAACTCACCCGTCTTAGGGCAGACTTTAAACTTACCCCACAGGTAATGGAGTTTGCAAAACTTGACATTCGTACACCATCGAGCAGACTGGGTGATTATTATGCCATGCGTTACCGGGATTTTAATGAAGATATGTCTGACTACATAACGCGTGTAGTAATGGACGCCCGTTTTAGGAACTCCAATGTTAGCAGCGACGACATTGCTTTTTTTGCACCGGAACTGACCAGTTGGAAACAGAAAGCGTCCATAAGCGGTAAGTTTCTTGGCACGGTAGAAGATTTTAAAGTTGACAACCTGTTTTTACGTACCGGGCCCAATACTTACGCAACCGGTGATCTTGCCATGAAAGGCTTGCCCGACATTGATAAAACATATATTACGTTTACCAACGGCACGGTACAGACCAATAACCGGGAGATAGATTTTCTTTACCCCGGTATGGCCAAAATGGGCACGCCTGACATGGCTGCGCTGGGTAATGTGCTTTACCGTGGAGACTTCAGGGGCACGATCAGTAAGTTTAGTACCAAAGGCACACTAAGCAGTATGCTGGGCGGCATTTATGCAGACATTAGCATGAACCTTCCGCAAAAGGGTGAACCATCTTATAAAGGCAACCTGCAAACAAAACAGTTCAACCTGGGAAAATTTGTAAAAGTAAGCTCGCTGGGGCGCATGAGTTTTAAAGGCAAGGTTGAAGGCACCAGTTTCGAACTTGATAAAGCACGTACAACACTGGATGGTAATTTCGATTCGCTGCAGTTCAATGGCTATACCTACCGCAACCTTACATTCAGCGGTTCTATTGCCAAAGAAAAACTAAACGGAGATTTTAAAGCGGATGACCCAAACTTTGACTTCCTGAGCAGTATTCAACTTGATCTTTCAGGCAGGCAACCATCCTTTAACATTCTTGGCGACCTTGCAGAAGCCAATTTTCAAAAACTGAATTTTACAAATAAGGATTTCAAATTAACCGGTCTCTTTGACTTAAACTTTACCGGCCGTAACATCGATGACTTTTTGGGTACAGCGAAAATTCTGAACGCCACATTGCTGCACGACAGTACACGCCTTGACTTTGATTCACTTTCGGTAAATGCATTTATTGACTCCGCCAACAGGAAAGTACTGAGTGCAGAGAGTAACCAATTTGATGTAAAGGTTTCCGGGCAGTACAATATTCTTGATTTACCCAACAGTTTTCAGTCTTTTCTGCACCGCTATTACCCCTCGCTCATAAACCCGCCAAAGAATACACCGAAAGACCAGCGTTTTTTTGTTGAGATCAACACGAAGGATTTCGACAAATATGCTACTGTAATAGACCCACGCTTATCTGGTTTGGACTATGCAAGGCTGGTTGGTGGTGTAAATACCACCCGGCAGGATTCCGGCTTTTACGTACGTGCCGAAATACCCTACGCAAAGTTTGACAAATACAAAATAGAGAACGCCAATATAAAAGGCATTGGCAACCTTGATACGCTTAACGTTAACGGAGATGTGGAGCGCATATATATCGGCGACAGTTTATTTTTTCCAAATACTTACCTCAACATATCTTCTGCCAAAGACCGGTCATTGGTACACATTTCTACCAGTGCAAGTGAAACATTGAACAATGCAGACCTGAATGCAGAAGTGCATACGCTGGAAGATGGTGTACGGGTAAACTTTATGCCTTCATCTTTTGTGGTAAACACCAAAAAATGGGAACTGGAAAAAGAAGGAGAGATCGTTGTACGTAAAAACTTTGCCTCGGCAAGAAATGTAAAGTTTTCACAGGGTTTTCAGCAGATAACCATTGAAACGGAAGAAGAAGAGGGCACCAGTTCCAGTAACCTTGTTGTGCGACTAAAGAATGTGAACATGGGCGACTTTACTTCGCTTGTTACAACCAGCCCAAGGTTGGAAGGTCTTGCCAACGGTATTGTTTACCTGAGAGATTTCTATTCAAGATTCAATGCCAAAACAGACCTCGTGCTGGAGCAGTTTCGCCTGGATGACGATTCAGTGGGTATAGTAAAGCTAAATGCAGATTACAACAGTGCAACAGGTAAAATATCTTTCAAAGGCAATGCAGACAACGAGAATTATAAATTTGACCTGGACGGTTTTTACAACATCAAAGATTCAACCAATACGCCGCTCAATACCACCATTCACATGAATGGCACAAAAATCACTTTTGTAAATACTTTCCTGGAAGATATTTTTTCAGATATAGAAGGCCTTGCCACAGGCGATCTTACCATCAAAGGAAACCCCAATTCTCCCGATTTGCTGGGCCAGGTTTCGTTGCGTAACGGAGGGCTTACGGTTGATTATACCAAAGTGCATTATACAATCGACTCCGCTGTATTTACGTTCAACAAAGGTTCTATAGATTTCGGCCGGTTTTCCATCAAAGACAAATACAATAACAAAGGTTCTGTAAGAGGTATTCTTTACGAAGATGGCTTTAAAAACATGCGGTACGATTTTGATATGGCCACAGATAAACTGTTGCTGCTGGATACCAAAGGAAAAGATAACCAGCAATTCTACGGTAAAGCTATAGGCAAGGCTATGCTGAGCATAAAAGGGCCACAGGAAAATATGCGTATGACCATTACCGGCGAACCTGTAGATACAACGCATATTTCCATTGTTACCGCTGCAGGCAAAGAAAGTGCTGATGCAGATTTTATTGTATTCAAAAAATATGGTACAGAAATCGTTGAAGCTGTAACACAGTCAGATACCAAGCTAAATATTGCACTCGATCTTACTGCCAACAACAAAGCGCAGATCGATGTAATTCTTGATCAGCTAACGGGTGATGTGATCAGCGCTACCGGCGAAGGCAGAATGCGCATCAATGTTCCCGCCAACGGTGAAATGACAATGAATGGCCGCTACAATATTGAAAGCGGGAAGTACAATTTCAATTTCCAGTCTTTCTTACGCAAACCATTTATTTTAAGACCCAACTCCGGCAACTATATAGAATGGACAGGCGACCCCTACAAAGCACGCATGAAGGTAGATGCGCAATACACCGCTACCAATGTATCGATCAATGGCTTGCTTACCAATACCGGCGTGCGCCTTGGCGGCACCGTTAGCGGCTACCGCGGAGATGTGTACGTTATAGCACACTTAACCGGCGATCTCAGTAATCCTGATATTAAATTCTCTTTTGATTTTCCCGGTGGCTCAGCCATTGAAAATGACAATAACCTGCGGCTTTTCCTGGCCAAAGTAGAGAATGATGATAATGAAATGATTAAGCAGGTTACATTTTTGATTGTATTCGGCTCCTTTGCGCCTTATGGCCAGTTGGGCAATGGCGGCAGCATTGCACAAACCGCTGGAATCAATACAATATCACAGCAAATTACCAATGAGCTGAATAAACTTGTGTCTAACCTGCTTACCAAAATAACCGGCGATAAGAGTTTGCAGTTCGACATTAATACCTCTACGTACAGCAGCTCCAGCTTTTATGGCAATGCTGCCACCCAAAACAGGCTAGACAGGCAGGTGGTAAACCTAAAGATCAATCAAAGCATTTTAAACGATAAGGTAATCATCAGCCTTGGTACAGGGCTCGATTTTAACCTGGGCGGCTCTGCGGTACAAACCGGCAACTTCCAGTTTTTGCCTGATATTTCAATTGAGTTTGTGTTATCGAACGACCGTAAACTAAGAGCCATTGTGTTCAACAAAAGCAGTCTTGATGTTGGCAACAGCATTGGCATTATAGGCCGCCGTATACGCCAGGGTATTTCTATCTCTTACACTTTCGATTTTCCAAAAGACAAAACACCCATCCCTGTAGATCTTCAGCCATCGGCAGACAGCAGTGCCGTAAAGCCCGAAGACAGTACCATTTTAAACGCAGAAAAGAAAGGAAAATAA
- a CDS encoding DUF1572 family protein yields the protein MSLENGFIKDCIKRLSYYKELADKTFDQLSDEDLFYHANEESNSIAVIVQHMAGNMLSRFTGFLTEDGEKAWRNRDQEFEVALTTKDDMLNLWQKGWACVFHALEQLQPADLTKTIYIRTEPLLVYDAVLRQLAHYPHHIGQILYIGKMRKGASWQTLSIPRGGSNTFNDQMAGPRKQ from the coding sequence ATGAGCCTGGAGAATGGCTTTATCAAAGATTGTATCAAACGGCTAAGCTATTACAAAGAGCTTGCAGACAAAACCTTTGACCAGCTTAGCGACGAGGATCTTTTTTACCATGCCAATGAAGAAAGCAACAGTATTGCAGTAATTGTACAGCATATGGCGGGCAACATGCTCAGCCGCTTTACCGGCTTTCTTACAGAAGACGGTGAAAAAGCCTGGCGCAACCGAGACCAGGAATTTGAAGTTGCACTTACCACAAAAGATGACATGCTTAATTTGTGGCAAAAAGGCTGGGCATGTGTTTTTCATGCGCTCGAACAATTACAGCCGGCAGATCTTACCAAAACCATTTACATACGCACAGAGCCGCTCCTGGTGTACGACGCGGTACTCCGGCAACTGGCACATTACCCACACCATATTGGCCAGATTCTTTACATCGGCAAAATGCGCAAGGGCGCTTCCTGGCAAACACTAAGCATACCCCGCGGCGGCAGCAATACGTTCAACGATCAAATGGCTGGGCCTCGAAAACAATAA